From one Brachypodium distachyon strain Bd21 chromosome 4, Brachypodium_distachyon_v3.0, whole genome shotgun sequence genomic stretch:
- the LOC100831901 gene encoding cytochrome b5, translated as MAEETETMQLQLFSPSDVSPHSSRKDCWVVIHGKVYDVTKFLEDHPGGEDVLLHVSASGDATEAFEDVGHSTSAISMMNSYLIGSIEDYVPPNPSDAGTVDGSYMALNSQTMQRNKGSPAPNIFLDYVLPLFMLVMAVSGWYYLTFVAKN; from the exons ATGGCGGAGGAGACCGAGACGATGCAGCTGCAGCTCTTCTCCCCGTCGGACGTCTCGCCCCACTCTTCCAGGAAAGACTGCTGGGTCGTCATCCATGGCAAG GTGTACGATGTAACCAAATTCTTGGAGGACCACCCTGGTGGAGAGGACGTTCTGCTCCATGTATCTG CCTCTGGAGACGCCACAGAGGCATTTGAAGATGTTGGCCACAGCACATCAGCCATCAGCATGATGAACAGCTACCTGATCGGAAGCATTGAGGACTATGTGCCTCCTAATCCATCGGATGCCGGAACAGTTGATGGCAGTTATATGGCACTGAACTCCCAAACGATGCAAAGGAACAAAGGCTCTCCTGCTCCAAACATATTTCTGGACTACGTACTCCCTTTGTTTATGCTTGTTATGGCCGTTTCAGGTTGGTACTACCTAACCTTTGTCGCCAAAAACTAG
- the LOC100830985 gene encoding xylanase inhibitor protein 1, which translates to MALGRRWCVAALLLAVSFIAATADPEHGLTVFWGRNKDEGSLAEACDTGIYNTVIISFYSVFGHGRYWGDLSGHPLNDIGADIVRCQQKEVVVLLSIGGGGKDYSLPTAQSAVDVADNLWNAHLGGSRRGVFRPFGDDVAVDGIDFFIDQGGAPDHYDELARLLSTYKTRQYDHVRLTATPRCVFPDRRIERALDTGVFERIHVRFYGDDRCSYPHVHKDGVMAQWNKWSTRYPRSWIYLGLPAANEPGRNDVVGVMSLKYDLMPGVKQAPNYGGVMLWDRYHDKLTGYGRDIYNAGVI; encoded by the coding sequence ATGGCGTTGGGCCGCCGTTGGTGTGTAGCAGCTCTTCTTCTCGCCGTCTCCTTCATCGCCGCAACCGCAGACCCTGAGCATGGCCTGACCGTCTTCTGGGGCCGGAACAAGGACGAGGGCTCCCTCGCGGAAGCCTGCGACACGGGCATCTACAACACGGTCATCATCTCCTTCTACAGCGTCTTCGGCCACGGCAGGTACTGGGGCGACCTCTCCGGCCACCCGCTCAACGACATCGGCGCCGACATCGTGCGCTGCCAGCAGAAGGAAGTCGTCGTGCTCCTctccatcggcggcggcgggaaggaCTACTCGCTGCCGACCGCGCAGTCCGCCGTCGACGTCGCCGACAACCTCTGGAACGCGCACCTCGGCGGCTCCCGCCGCGGCGTGTTCCGCCCGTTCGGGGACGACGTGGCGGTCGACGGCATCGACTTCTTCATCGACCAGGGCGGTGCGCCGGACCACTACGACGAGCTGGCCAGGCTTCTGTCGACCTACAAGACGCGCCAATACGACCATGTGAGGCTGACGGCGACGCCGCGGTGCGTGTTCCCGGACCGGCGCATCGAGCGGGCGCTCGACACGGGCGTGTTCGAGCGGATCCATGTCCGGTTCTACGGCGACGACCGGTGCTCGTACCCGCACGTGCACAAGGACGGGGTGATGGCGCAGTGGAACAAGTGGTCGACTAGGTACCCCCGGAGCTGGATCTACCTGGGGCTGCCGGCGGCCAACGAGCCGGGGAGGAACGACGTCGTCGGCGTCATGTCCTTGAAGTACGACCTCATGCCCGGCGTGAAGCAGGCGCCCAACTACGGCGGGGTCATGCTCTGGGACAGGTACCACGACAAGCTCACCGGCTACGGCCGCGACATCTACAACGCCGGCGTCATCTAA